The Flavobacterium faecale genomic sequence ATTTGCGCCGGAAGTAATTTGCCCAATAGTATTTTGTCAAATTGCTCATTGATTGCAAAGGCAATTCCGGCTACCATAATCGGTAAACCGTATCGCATCATTTTCTTCCATAACCCAAAATCAAATTTCCATTTTAAGAAAATGTAATCCGGTGAAAGGACGATAAACGTAAGCAAACTTGAAATAATATTGGCTAAGAAAATATAACCAATCTCGAAATTCTCGATATATACCGAACTTACAAATCCTTGTGGATTCTCTTTGGCTACAACTGGAAAATAAAGCAAGAATAAAACGCTCAAAATCAAATTGACCAATACGTTTCCTATTTTGATTAAGGCATACACCATAGGTTTTTGCACTGCACGCAGCTTCGAAAATGGAATGATCACAAAAGCATCCAAAGCCAAAATCCAAATCGTATAGGTAATGTATTGCGAATCAATCCCAGACCATTCTGCCAGCGATGTTCTAAACAACAAAGCAGCAAAAAGGAAACAGATGGTAGTCCAGAAGATCGAAATCATAGACGTTTCAATCACCGATTTCTTATTGTCTTCATTGCTATAGAATCTAAAGAAAGCCGTTTCCATACCATAAGCTAATATGACATTGAAAAAGATCATATAGGCAAAGATGATGGATACTTTTCCATATTCCGCCTTGGGTAATAAATTGGTATAAAGTGGCACCAACAAAAAACTAAACATTCTTGGCAATACTGTGGCCAGTCCGTAAATAGCAGTTTGTTTAAAAAGTTTTTTATATAATCCCAAAATGACTTATCTATTAATTCGAAAGCAAAAATAACAATTCTTTTGTTTAATCACGGAAAGTTAGGCAAACATTAGGTTTTGACCCACTAAGTATACAACTTCAACGTTCCTAAAATCACATTGCTATGAGACACCATTTTCATCTAATATTTTTATAAAATGGAAACCCTTAGGCTCAAAACCTTGGTTGTAATAAAAACGATGTGCTGTAAAATTGTTTGAATAAGCGTCTAGCGTGATCATCGTGCAACCTGCAGCTACCGCCAAATCATGGATATAGTCGGTCATCATTTTACCAATACCCTTAGCACGATGACTAGGGTCTACTACAAAATTGTCAATCTCAATATATTTTCCAGCCCACAATTTATAACCTGTCCAAAAACCGGTAAGACCAATGCAGACATCATTTTCGTACACACCCAATTGCTTGTAGTTATGCGGCACCATCTCTTGCAGAAAGGATTTATATTTTTCGAAAGTGAAAGCGGGATACAAATGACGGATCATTTCCAATTCGGAAACCATCTCAGTAAGGGTTGAAAGTTCTCTTATAACTAGCACAATATAAAATTTTAAAATAAAAAATAAAACTAACAAAAAAAAGAGTCCCGCATTGCGAGACTCTTTATATATTCTTAAAAAAAAATTTTTTTTAACCATTCAAAGCCTCTGCTCCACCTACGATCTCTAAGATTTCGTTTGTAATAGCAGCTTGACGTGCTTTGTTATATGTTAATTTTAATTGATTTCTTAAATCTGTTGCATTATCTGTTGCCTTGTGCATTGCAGTCATACGCGCACCATGCTCTGAAGCGAAAGAATCACGTATTCCTTTGTACAATTGTGTTTTTAACGACTTTGGTATCAAAGTCAACACAATCTCCTCTTTAGAAGGCTCAAAAATATAATCAGAAGGAGTTACATTCAAATCAGATTTGATTGGAGCTAATGGTAAAAACTGTTCAATTTGAACGATTTGAGTTGCTGCATTTTTAAATTGATTATAAATCAATTCAATTTTATCATACTCACCATCAACAAACTTTTCAGTTAATACATCTGCAATGGCAGCCACGTTATCAAAAGTTAGCGCATCATAAACACTACTATGATTTTCGACAACCGAAACTGTTTTACTCAAAACATCATTTCCTTTTTTACCAATAGCGAAAAAATCTACCTGTTTACCAGCGTAAAAATCAACTCTACTTTTTGACGCTTTGATTACGTTAGTATTAAAAGCACCACATAAACCTCTATTTGAAGATATCGCTACAACTAATACTTTTTTAATCTCGCGTTGCGTAGTAAATTCTCCACCTGCATCACCTTCAAGTGTAGCAGAAAGATTTTGTAACAACTCCGTTAATTTTTCGGCATAAGGGCGCATAGCCGTGATTGCATCTTGTGCTTTCTTTAGTTTTGCTGCAGAAACCATTTTCATAGCCGATGTAATTTGCATCGTTGATGAAATGGAAGTAATTCTATTACGGATTTCCTTTAAATTTGCCATTTTTTCCCCTCCCCAACCCTCCCCGAAGGGGAGGGAGACTAATTGAGGGCATCTGTCTTATATTAATATTACTTTCGTTCTCCAATTACCCCTCCCTTTTGGGGAGGATGGGTGGGGATTAATTATATTTTGCTGAAACTTCTTTAGCTACTGCTTCAATTACATCTGTAATTTCGTCTGTTAATTTCCCTGCTTTCAAAGCATCCAAAGTTGCTCTGTGTTTAGCATTCAAGAAAGACAAAAAGTCTTTTTCAAATTCTCTAACTTTATTTACAGGAACATTTCTCAATAAGTTTTTAGAACCAGCGTAGATAATTGCTACTTGGTCTTCAACAGTATAAGGATCATTCAAACCTTGTTTCAAGATCTCAACGTTTCTTCTACCTTTTTCAATTACGTTCAATGTAACTGCATCAAGATCAGAACCAAATTTAGCAAAAGCTTCCAATTCACGGAACTGTGCTTGATCTAGTTTTAAAGTACCTGATACTTTTTTCATTGATTTAATTTGTGCATTTCCTCCAACACGAGATACCGAGATACCTACGTTAATTGCTGGACGAACCCCAGAGTTAAACAAATCTCCATCAAGGAAAATTTGACCATCTGTAATCGAAATTACGTTTGTTGGGATATATGCAGAAACGTCACCAGCTTGTGTTTCGATAATTGGTAGCGCAGTTAATGAACCACCACCTTTAACGATACCTTTTAATGAATCTGGTAAGTCGTTCATGTTTTTTGCAATTCCATCATCAGCGATTACTTTACAAGCGCGCTCTAATAAACGAGAGTGCAAGAAGAAAACGTCACCTGGATATGCCTCACGTCCTGGAGGTCTTCTTAACAAAAGAGATACCTCACGGTAAGCAACAGCTTGTTTAGATAAATCATCATAAACAATCAAAGCTGGACGACCAGAATCTCTAAAGTACTCACCAATTGCAGCACCTGCAAAAGGAGCATAAACTTGCATTGGAGCAGGATCAGATGCATTTGCTGCAACGATCACTGTATACGCCATAGCACCTTTTTCTTCCAACATTTTAGCAATTCCTGCTACAGTAGAAGCTTTTTGTCCGATAGCTACGTAGATACAAAATACAGGTTTTCCTGCTTCGTAAAATTCTTTTTGATTTAAGATAGTGTCAATACAAACAGTTGATTTACCTGTTTGACGGTCACCAATAACCAACTCACGTTGACCTCTACCTACTGGGATCATAGCATCAACTGCTTTTACACCTGTTTGTAATGGCTCAGTAACTGGTTGACGGAAGATAACTCCAGGAGCTTTTCTTTCCAAAGGCATTTCGTATAAGTCTCCACCGATTGGTCCTTTTCCATCAATAGGAAAACCAAGTGTGTTTACTACACGTCCTACCATTTGTTCTCCTACTTTAAGAGAAGCGATACGTTGTGTTCTTTTTGCTACTGAACCTTCTTTGATACCAGTTGATGGTCCTAAAAGTACCACACCAACGTTATCTTCTTCAAGATTCAATACAATAGCCTCAAGGCCATTTTCAAATTCAACTAACTCACCGTATTGAACATTTGAAAGCCCGTAAATACGAGCAATACCATCTCCAACTTGAAGTACGGTTCCTACTTCCTCTAGCGTTGCGCCAGATTCAAAACCTTCTACTTGCTTTCTTAATATTGCTGAAATTTCAGCAGGTTTGATTTCCGCCATCTTAATTTATAATTTAGACACTTAAATGTGCAATAAAACTAGTTACTTAATTCTCTTTTTAATACTTGTAATCTGTTTGCAACCGAAGCATTATACTGTTGGTCACCTATTCTCAAAATAAATCCTCCAAGAATAGCAGGATCTACAATACTCTTAATTGTAATTTTTTTGTTCGAAAGCGTTGCAATCTTAGCCAAAACTGTAGCCTCTAATGCTGCGTCCATAGGAATTGCAGTAGTAACATGTGCTACCTCAACTCCAGATTCTTCATCAAACAAAAGACTATATTGTTGTGCAATGCCTTCCAATATTTCAAACCTTTTGTTTTCGAATAACAAATGAAACAAACCTTTGGTTACTCCATTTGCAGTTGCAAAAACTTCCAAAAGTACTGATTCTTTAACCTCAACATTGATAGTAGGGTTTTGAATAAATGAATTCAATTCTGCATTTCCACCAACTGTTGTTGCTATCGTTTGCATGTCTTGATTCACAACATTGGCTCTACCTTTTGAGTTTGCTAAGTCTAGAATTGCTTTTGCATAACGAATTGCTGCTCTTGTACTTGCCATAATGATTAGTTTATCTTAACGTCACCTAACATTTTCTCAATCAATTTTGTTTGAGCGTCTTTGTTAGACAATTCTTCTTTCAATAATTTTTCAGCGATACTCAATGATAAGGTTGAAACTTGTAATTTCAATTCTGCCATAGCTGCATTTTTTTCACTGTTGATAGCTGCTTTAGCTTGCTCGATCATTTTTTGACCTTGCTCTTGTGCTTCAGTTTTTGCATCTGCTACCATTTTTTCTTTCATTTCGCGAGCTTCTTTTAGCATGTTGTCACGCTCAGCTCTTGCTTCTTGCAATATACGTTGGTTATCAGCCTGTAAATTTTGCATTTCTTGTCTTGCATTCTCAGCAGAAAGTAAAGCATTTTTAATTCCTTCTTCTCTATCATTAACTGCATCAAGAATTGGTTTCCACGCGAATTTTTTTAACAAAAGTATTAATCCAACAAATATTAGTATTTGCCAAAAAAACAAACCAAACTCAAACTGATTTATTAACTTTTCCATTGTATATAAGTATAAATTTTATCTTTTTATTTTGTAACAAATTGCAAACTGCAATGTATAATGTTTTAATTTTAAAAACAATAGTTACAACCAACCGTTGCAACTATTGTTTTTTCTGTTTTAATTATGATGCGAACAACGCAGCAAAACCAATACCCTCAATAAGTGCAGCTGCGATAAGCATAGCTGTTTGGATCTTTCCTGAAGCTTCTGGTTGACGAGCAATAGCGTCCATTGCTGAACTACCAATTTTACCAATACCTAAACCTGCTCCAATAACGATTAACCCAGCTCCAATAATTTGTGGAATTTCCATGATATATATATTAAAAATTAAACATTCAAATTGATTAACGATTTAAGACAAACGATTTTTGATTTTTGAATACAACTGCACTCCAAATCTAGAATCACAAATCTGCAATCTAGTGCGCTTCTTCATGGTGATGCTCTTCTACCGCTGAACCGAAGTAAAGTGCAGATAACATCGTGAAGATATATGCTTGTAAAAAGGCAACTAAAATTTCAAGAATAGAAAGTAAGAATGACAATCCGAATGACAAACTACTTCCGATCCAACTTTTGAAAATAAACATCAAACCAATGATACTCATCAATACAATATGTCCAGCAAAAATGTTGGCATACAAACGTATCATTAAAGAGAATGGTTTAATAAATATCCCTAACAACTCAATTGGCGCTAAGATGATACGCATTAATTTTGGTACACCTGGCATCCAGAAAATGTGACCCCAATAGTTTTTGTTAGCTGTTAAGTTGGTAATCAAGAACGTTAAAAACGCTAATGAAAATGTAATTGTTAAGTTACCCGTTGCATTGATCCCTAGTGGTGTCAATCCAAAAATATTTAAGAACAATACAAAGAAAAATATGGTCAATAAATAACTCATGTAGTTTTTGTATTTTTTCTCTCCAATGTTTGGTATCGCGATCTCATCACGTACATACAATACAATTGGCTCAAAAATACGTCCTGGTCCAGAAGCAATTCCTTTATTTTTAGCATACGATCTAGCCAAACTTGTAAACAAGAAAAACATCAATAATGCTGCTCCAATGATTGAAACTACTGTTTTTGTGATCGAAAAGTCGATTGGACGAAAGTTTGAAGGAAAACCAGTTTCTTCATTTTCAGTAATAGTTCCCGCAGCGTCTGTTCTGTAGATTTTACCATCATGATGATTGACAACATAATATTTTCCATCAGATTCTGCTACTTCTTTACCGTGGTGAAATTTTGCAGAAGAAAATACGTGTAAACCTTCATCCAATAAAATTACTGGCAAAGGCAAACTCCAATGTTCTCCAGTTTCATCATCTTGTGTGAACGAAAAATCGTGAGAATCTAAAACGTGGTGACCCACAAAAGCTTTAATTTTAGACTTTACATCCGTCGGTTCAGCGTGACCGCCCTCATGATGTGCTTCAGCTACTACCGCATGAGCGTTCTCTACATTAACTTTTGCAGAATCAATCTCTTGATTTGCGAAACTCACTAAGGGAAGACATGCTAGAAATGTTGTTACTACTAATCTAAGCGGCCTGTTTAAAATCACCATAATTACAAAAATATGTTATATTTACGTTTCTAAAATTTGGTGCAAAGGTACATTTTTTATTAATACTCAAAAGCATAACAAAAATATTTTTTAAAATACCTTTAACAATTATTCATTTTTAATCCTTTTTATTTAATAATCTAATAGTTAGCACCGTCTCTATGACTAGAAAAACAACAAAGAGACCAAAAAAATTAATCCTCTCTGTTGTGTTACTGCATGAAGCACAATTTATAATCGGCTTTGCGAGCAGGTAACACGGAAGAATTTTGATACTTGTACCCAAAAGAAAACTCATACCTACGTTGTCAAAACTTTCTACTTTTACTCTTAATAAAATCATAAAAAGCAGGACTGAATATCCCACAAAAAACAAGTATAAAACCGTTAAACTGTACTGAAATGTTCCTTGATTAATTTTTAAAATAAAAAAAAGGAATTGATGTAAAATATAAACCAATCCCGAAATTTTAAGCAAATCGATGACCGATTTGTATTTTTGTAGCATCATAAAATAAATATTGTTCTTTACCTGAAAATTACCTTGGCAATTATTTCTCTTTATTTATTTCGTTGACTTGTCTAATGACATTGTACAAGGCCAAAACTACGCCTACCATTACCAATATCTTGCTGTAATATACCTTAGAGCTCGGGTAATTATCGTCTAACCAAGACCCCAAATAGGAGAACAAAAAAATAATCACTCCCATTTGAATCGGAATGTTTATGAGCGCCAACCACTTGGTCGAATTACTTTTTTGAGGTTTCTTTTCCATCTGTAATCATACTTATTGCAGCTTGATCTTTCATGACGCAAGTTGCACTGAAATCTGCGCCTGGCTCCACCGCTAGTTTTCCAACACTTACTTCACCATGAATACTTGCTTTGGATTTGACATTCAGAATTTCTATCACTTCAATTTTTCCATGAAACGATCCTTCGATATCGGCACTATTGCAAATTACATCTCCTATAACTTTTCCGGTTGGACCAATTACGAGCTTTCCTGTAGATTCAAAATTGCCTTCAAGCGAACCATCTAACCGAAAATCGGCCTCAGAGATAATGTCTCCTTTGATGATCGTTCCTTCGACAATTCTGTTGGTTTTCCCTAAAGCATCCGAAAAGGATTTTGATTTTTTATCAAACATATATTATTGTTTTTTTAGTGCTTCGTATGCCTCCAAATTCTTTTTAATTTGAATAACACTATAATTTTCAGTAGACACAATTAGCGGACTGTCTTCAATTTTATAACTCTTATTTTGTTTCAATAGCGTTGTGATACTATTGGCGTATACCTCTGAAGTTGCTCCTTGAACTACAAAAAAGCGTTGATTTGTTTTATAATTTTCGATTCGAAAACTCAATTGATGCTGCTGTTCTTCATCAATAAACTTCTTCATTTTGGCTTCCATGCTTTTTACTTTGGCATCGTCAAAATTTTCAATTTTATAAATAATTTTCCAACTTTTTGAAGGTGCCGCACTAAAGTTCATATTCTCCAATGCCGGTATTTGAGTCTTCAAAATACTCATTGCTTTTTTGCCTTCCTCTGTATTTGGATAATTATCCGCAACATACTGAATTGCTTTTTTGTACGGCACCAAACCTTGCGCTTTTCCAATTGCATTGGCGCGTAGTAACTCAAATTTTGATACAATTTCGTCTCCAGCATATTGGTTAATCAACAAATCGGTTTTGGTGAGTACCTCATCAAATTTTTCTTCATCATACAAGGCATACGTTTGGTCGTACACACCCTCAGGAGAATCTTTGGCTTCTTGAATTTTTGAATTGCTAATGATTTGTGCATACCTAGAATCCGGAAACTGAGACACAATGGCTTTTTTCACTTCTAAAGCTCTAGAACTGTCTGTTATTTGATAAATTTTGTACAAATTATACAGCGCCGGCAATACTATTTTCTCTTCTGGTTGCTGACGTAGCAATTGCTCCAGTTTATTCGAAGCCAAATTGTATTCTTTAAATTTTTCTTTATAAATCACACCCAATTGATAGTAAGCAAAGTTGCGTTCTTTGTTGAGACTGTCTCTTTCTTTTGGGTCTGTGGGAATCTGGTTGATATAAAAATCGGTAGCATACGCTGGATTTTCGTCTGCTTCTGCCTTAGCTTTTGCAGCATCATCCTGTTGATCATTTGCATTTGAGTTGGCTACAGCAGCAGAAGCTCCAGAAACCATCCTCCAGTTGACACCTGGAGTTCGAGCGCCCCAATTTTTTTTGAACTGAACTTTTCCAAAGGCCACGGTAGTGGGATTATAAAAATAAAACAAAGGCGATTGCGAACTACTTGCTCCAATTGAAGGTGGCAAAATAGCCATGTTGGGCTTTGCAATTCCGGTATTTGGGTTTGCAACAGCGTCATCATTATTGGTTGCTTTGCTGTTATTTTCAATGTTCTTTTGAATTTGCAACTGCTTTTCGAGTAAAATTCTTTTTTTCTCGTCTTGCTTTTTTAGCTCTGTGATATAGTTCTCATAATAGGCAATACGCTCTGGACCCGACATATCGATCACCTTAATAATACTATCGTTTTTGACTGCCACAGCTTCGTTCAAGATCACTTCATCAAGATTTTTACGCACTTTGGACAGGTGAATAAATTCTCGAGTTTTGTCATTTAACTTCGTTAACGTACTATCATAATACTTAGCTGCTATAGGATATTTGGCATCTCTAAAGTATCTGTTGGCAATGTTTCTATAATTTGAAGCCACCAAATACTCATCACCTTTCGTGCTTTTTAATGAGGCATTGTAATATTTCTTTGCCTTAGCATCATTATTTTGCTTGTCGTAAAAAAGTCCGAATTGATGATTTAACACATCTAGAAAAGGACGGTTTTCGCGATCTTTTAGTAATTTATTAAATGTTTCAACAAATTGTAGGGTATCACCGTTTTTAAAATCAAAAAGTTGTGCTTTTTTTGCTTGCGCCTGAATCACGTACTTGCGTTCTGCTTTACGGTTCATTTCGATTATTGATTCATAACTTTCTAAGGCTTTCTCAGGGCTATTTAATTCTTCATAAAGTTGCCCAAGAATAAAACGGTAGCGCGCTTTTTGTTTGTTTTTTGTCGAAAATTTCTCTGCCAAAACCAATTTTGTTACCGCACTATCTTTTTCTTCCAAGTTCAAATAGGCTTCAGACAGTAAAGCATTCGCGTCTGATTTAATTTGTTTTTTGAGTTTTTCTCCTCCCAACAATCGTTTCATATTGTCTACCACCACAGCATCATTGCCTAAGCGCATGTTGGTTTTTTCACGCCAAATTTTAGCTTCGTAAATACGACTACTACTTGGATATTTGTACAAAATGTAATTGAAGGCATCCAGGGCAGGAATAAAACGCTGATCGTAGTAGCGCGCTTTCCCTAGAAGTAAATAAGCTTCATCGGTTTGAAAATTTCTTTCGGTACCGTCAATATTCATCGAATGTTTTTGAATTGCCTTTGTAGCTTTGGTTTCGGCAACATCAAAATCGGTATTTTTTTGTTTTTTGTCACCTACCAGATCTTCATTGAACTGCATTTTTTCGATAGGCAAAAGTTTCCAAAAGTTATCTTGATCATTTGCATTGATTCCTGCTACGCCTTTGTCAAGACCAATTTGTCCGTTGTACAAAATATTGTATTTGGTACTCAAGGCATGTGAATTTCTAGACAAAAAGCTATCTCTTTTGGTAGAACATGCTCCCAAAAAAATAACAAGTCCTAGCGAAATAGAAGAATTAACTATATTGGTTTTCAATTGAATGTATTTTTTATCATTTAACTTCTAAAATACTTTTTTAGTATAATGACTGGTAAAAATACGCTTCTTTTTGATATATAGAAATTTAAAGCGCTAAAATCACTTTTTGTGCTAGTAAGAATTTTGGGGTTTTCAGAATATTGATGATTATAAAAATTTTAGGATACGGCAGGATTGTCTTTATAATATTGATATTCTGGATAGGTTTTTATTAAATATTTTTCTGTTCTCGAAGGGATAAAAAACAGACTGCAATAACCTAAAAAGCAATAGGCAACTAAAATGGACTTAATCCAAATAAGTAAAAATCATTTTCGATTAAGAAATCAAAATGATTGTTTATTGAAATTATTACATTGATTGAGAGAATATGAACAGAATTTATATAACCATTTTGGATGAAAATTTCTTCCAGAAGCCATCTTCTTTTTCCACTTTCTTTGGTTCGTTTTAACATTATACTATTCGAAAACAATACATACATCCATGAGCAAGTAACTGTTAAATACAAAAGCAAAAAAAACCAAGATCCAAACCAGACCTTCTTAGCAATCGTAAATAACAATATAATGAGAATAATCGCCAGCAATATTCTTCGGCCAAAGAAAACCTCCTTAAAACTAGTCCACAGCATGTGATAGTATTTTTGAATCATCACTTTCTTTCTACTTTCTATCACGTCAGAAAAGCCGAAAACGCCAAATTTTTTAAATTCTATTTCGAGTACTTCGTCAAAACTTAGTGTAGCATTTACTTCCCAATTTTTTTCAATAGCGTGTGCAAGATGATCTACTAATTCTATTTGCAAATCATGCCACTCTACATAATGTGTACGAGTAAACAAAAACAATTTTTCAATTTGTTGTTTGGATAATGTCATTGTAAAATAGTTAATGAAGTTAAAACAGAACTTTATTGATGAGAATTAAAACTGTAAAGGTTTATTTTAAATTCATCTGAGACAATTCGCGTGTTTGCTTCACAAACTTTAGGTGTTGAAAACCCATATTTATGTACAAACAGGTCATAGTAAAAAATGTAACTGGATAAAAATAGAATAGAATTTGAGCATCAGCAATTGAACTTACTTTTTTAAAACTATAAATCCCGATAATCATAAGGGTCAAATTTATGATCTGATAAAAACTCGTTAAATTAAAAATAAAGCTGTAGGTCGAAACTGTTTTAGTTTTTTTAATTTGAAATTTAATGTAGAAAAGCAGTAGTAAAATTACTGCACAAAAACTTTGCAAAACTAAGTTCATGGTCGAAAGCATTGCTATTGAATCACCAATTTTAATTTTCACAGCAAATAGAGCCATGATTAAGCCGCAACTTATAGCTATTAAAAACAGTCTTTTGTTTAAACGAACACACTTTTGCAAAGCTATTTTGGGTATCGAAAGGTTTAGCTTTAACAACCACGAGCTTTTTGGTCGTAACATATCTTCCCATCTTGAGAATACATTTTTCAGATTTTCATCGAATGATTGTCAATTTTCGTCCATTTCTATTTCGATCTCCGTCGCTATATGGTCTGTTAGCTCCATTTTTAAATCCTCAAAAGGAAGACCGTTTAAAACTAAAATCGCATCAATTTGCTCAATTTGTTGTTTGGATAATGTCATTGTAAAGTATTTTAAAATTCTAAATTGGGCTTTAGGTTTACAAGTGATTGCATATTTCGAATAAAATCTTCTAATTCGGCCAATCGGTTTACGGTTTCTTGGGTTCCAACTTCGGTAAGTTTATAATATTTACGCATTCGATTATCCACTTTTTTAATTTCGACCTCCAATATTCCCTCTCCTTCCAACTTATGAAGCGCAGGATACAAGGCACCTTCGGTGATATTGAGTTCGCCGGCAGTAATTGCTTTTACCTTTTGCGTAATCTCATATCCATACATCTTTCCGTTTTCCTCTAGCAACTTCATTATGATGGTAGTAAGACTGCCTTTGTATAATTGTGAATTCTTCATAACTACTTTTTCTGTTCGTACAAATATACATAAGATTCTTATACATAACATTCTTATGTGTGTAAAGTTTCAAAAACTTTGATTTAAGAAAACTATTCACTTTACTATATTTGTAAAAAATTAAAATCTATGTCTTCATTTTTAAAATTAATTATAAAAGAAGTAAAGCGTGAAACGGCCAATGCAGTTTCGATTCTTTTTAATGTACCCGAAGAATTAAAAGCAGAATACCGTTTTGTGGCTGGTCAATATGTGAACCTAAAATTAACGCTAGACGGAAAAGAAATTCGTAGAGCCTACTCAATTTGTTCTTCACCAGAAAGTGGTGAGTTACGCATTGCAGTAAAAGCAGTAAAAGAAGGTGTGTTTTCGCAATTTGCAAACAATCAACTTAAAGCCGGTGACGTGATCGAAGTAGGCAAACCAGAAGGTAAATTTATATTGGAACCTAGCGCTGATGCTCAAAAAAATTACATCGCTTTTGCATCTGGTAGTGGAATAACACCTGTGATTTCGATCATAAAATCGGTATTGAAAAGCGAGCCAAAAAGCTCATTTGTATTGGTTTACGGAAATAAATCACCTGAAGAAACTATATTTCAGCAAGAATTACACGATTTGCATTTGCAATACGTAAGCCGTTTTATAGTAGACAATGTATATAGTCAAATAAATGTGGACAACGCACAGTTTGGGCGTGTAGACAAATCGGTGATTAATTATGTATTGAATACCAAACACAAAGAAATTGAATTTGATCAATTCTTTTTGTGCGGACCAGAGGAGATGATAAACACTGCTTGTGCGGTTTTGAAAGAGAAAAACGTAAGTGAATCGGCTATACATTTTGAACTTTTCACCTCATCATCACAAGAGATCGAAATTAAAG encodes the following:
- a CDS encoding ferredoxin--NADP reductase, which translates into the protein MSSFLKLIIKEVKRETANAVSILFNVPEELKAEYRFVAGQYVNLKLTLDGKEIRRAYSICSSPESGELRIAVKAVKEGVFSQFANNQLKAGDVIEVGKPEGKFILEPSADAQKNYIAFASGSGITPVISIIKSVLKSEPKSSFVLVYGNKSPEETIFQQELHDLHLQYVSRFIVDNVYSQINVDNAQFGRVDKSVINYVLNTKHKEIEFDQFFLCGPEEMINTACAVLKEKNVSESAIHFELFTSSSQEIEIKESLSGHSKITVLVDDEETSFEMSQKQTILEAALKKGIDAPYSCQGGICSSCLARVTVGTAEMSKNSILSDKEIADGLILTCQAHPTSQTIYIDYDDV
- a CDS encoding tetratricopeptide repeat protein, which translates into the protein MKTNIVNSSISLGLVIFLGACSTKRDSFLSRNSHALSTKYNILYNGQIGLDKGVAGINANDQDNFWKLLPIEKMQFNEDLVGDKKQKNTDFDVAETKATKAIQKHSMNIDGTERNFQTDEAYLLLGKARYYDQRFIPALDAFNYILYKYPSSSRIYEAKIWREKTNMRLGNDAVVVDNMKRLLGGEKLKKQIKSDANALLSEAYLNLEEKDSAVTKLVLAEKFSTKNKQKARYRFILGQLYEELNSPEKALESYESIIEMNRKAERKYVIQAQAKKAQLFDFKNGDTLQFVETFNKLLKDRENRPFLDVLNHQFGLFYDKQNNDAKAKKYYNASLKSTKGDEYLVASNYRNIANRYFRDAKYPIAAKYYDSTLTKLNDKTREFIHLSKVRKNLDEVILNEAVAVKNDSIIKVIDMSGPERIAYYENYITELKKQDEKKRILLEKQLQIQKNIENNSKATNNDDAVANPNTGIAKPNMAILPPSIGASSSQSPLFYFYNPTTVAFGKVQFKKNWGARTPGVNWRMVSGASAAVANSNANDQQDDAAKAKAEADENPAYATDFYINQIPTDPKERDSLNKERNFAYYQLGVIYKEKFKEYNLASNKLEQLLRQQPEEKIVLPALYNLYKIYQITDSSRALEVKKAIVSQFPDSRYAQIISNSKIQEAKDSPEGVYDQTYALYDEEKFDEVLTKTDLLINQYAGDEIVSKFELLRANAIGKAQGLVPYKKAIQYVADNYPNTEEGKKAMSILKTQIPALENMNFSAAPSKSWKIIYKIENFDDAKVKSMEAKMKKFIDEEQQHQLSFRIENYKTNQRFFVVQGATSEVYANSITTLLKQNKSYKIEDSPLIVSTENYSVIQIKKNLEAYEALKKQ
- a CDS encoding bactofilin family protein, yielding MFDKKSKSFSDALGKTNRIVEGTIIKGDIISEADFRLDGSLEGNFESTGKLVIGPTGKVIGDVICNSADIEGSFHGKIEVIEILNVKSKASIHGEVSVGKLAVEPGADFSATCVMKDQAAISMITDGKETSKK
- a CDS encoding PadR family transcriptional regulator produces the protein MKNSQLYKGSLTTIIMKLLEENGKMYGYEITQKVKAITAGELNITEGALYPALHKLEGEGILEVEIKKVDNRMRKYYKLTEVGTQETVNRLAELEDFIRNMQSLVNLKPNLEF
- a CDS encoding AtpZ/AtpI family protein — translated: MEKKPQKSNSTKWLALINIPIQMGVIIFLFSYLGSWLDDNYPSSKVYYSKILVMVGVVLALYNVIRQVNEINKEK